The following are encoded in a window of Arvicanthis niloticus isolate mArvNil1 chromosome 1, mArvNil1.pat.X, whole genome shotgun sequence genomic DNA:
- the Cuedc2 gene encoding CUE domain-containing protein 2 isoform X3: MELERIVSSALLAFVQAHLPEADLSGLDEVIFSYVLGVLEDLGPSGPSEENFDMEAFIEMMEAYVPGFANIPRGITGDLMHKLSGQLSDARNKETPRQPEKLEEESRPPAAAGHTPDEAEAAEEELPGVDVLLEVFPTCSMEQAQWVLAKARGDLEEAVQMLVEDKEGRPPGWDSPSQDLPRRLRGPQKDELKSFILQKYMMVDRAEDQKTHRPMAPKEAPKKLIRYIDNQVVSTRGERFKDVRNPEAEEMKATYINLKPARKYRFH; the protein is encoded by the exons TGGCTTGGATGAGGTCATCTTCTCCTATGTGCTTGGGGTCCTGGAGGACCTGGGCCCCTCAGGGCCATCAGAGGAGAACTTTGATATGGAGGCCTTCATTGAAATGATGGAGGCGTATGTGCCTGGCTTTGCCAACATCCCCAG GGGTATAACAGGGGACCTGATGCACAAGCTCTCGGGGCAGCTGAGCGATGCTAGGAACAAAG AGACCCCGAGGCAACCTGAAAAGCTCGAAGAAGAGAGCAGGCCTCCTGCTGCTGCCGGGCACACCCCAGATGAG GCGGAGGCTGCTGAGGAGGAACTGCCAGGAGTAGACGTGCTCCTGGAGGTATTTCCTACCTGTTCTATGGAGCAGGCCCAGTGGGTGCTGGCTAAAGCTCGGGGCGACCTGGAAGAAGCCGTGCAGATGCTGGTGGAGGACAAGGAAGGGAGGCCTCCAGGCTGGGACAGCCCAAGTCAG GACTTGCCCAGGCGCCTCAGAGGCCCTCAGAAGGATGAGCTGAAGTCTTTCATCCTTCAGAA GTACATGatggtggacagggcagaggaccaGAAGACTCACCGACCTATGGCTCCCAAGGAG GCCCCCAAGAAGCTGATCCGATACATTGATAACCAAGTAGTGAGCACCAGAGGAGAGCGATTCAAGGATGTACGGAACcctgaggctgaggagatgaAGGCCACATACATCAACCTCAAGCCGGCCAGAAAGTACCGCTTCCACTGA
- the Cuedc2 gene encoding CUE domain-containing protein 2 isoform X1: protein MELERIVSSALLAFVQAHLPEADLSGLDEVIFSYVLGVLEDLGPSGPSEENFDMEAFIEMMEAYVPGFANIPRGITGDLMHKLSGQLSDARNKENRHPQRSCVQGQVPTFPETPRQPEKLEEESRPPAAAGHTPDEAEAAEEELPGVDVLLEVFPTCSMEQAQWVLAKARGDLEEAVQMLVEDKEGRPPGWDSPSQDLPRRLRGPQKDELKSFILQKYMMVDRAEDQKTHRPMAPKEAPKKLIRYIDNQVVSTRGERFKDVRNPEAEEMKATYINLKPARKYRFH, encoded by the exons TGGCTTGGATGAGGTCATCTTCTCCTATGTGCTTGGGGTCCTGGAGGACCTGGGCCCCTCAGGGCCATCAGAGGAGAACTTTGATATGGAGGCCTTCATTGAAATGATGGAGGCGTATGTGCCTGGCTTTGCCAACATCCCCAG GGGTATAACAGGGGACCTGATGCACAAGCTCTCGGGGCAGCTGAGCGATGCTAGGAACAAAG AGAACCGGCACCCACAGCGCTCCTGTGTCCAAGGTCAGGTGCCCACTTTTCCAGAGACCCCGAGGCAACCTGAAAAGCTCGAAGAAGAGAGCAGGCCTCCTGCTGCTGCCGGGCACACCCCAGATGAG GCGGAGGCTGCTGAGGAGGAACTGCCAGGAGTAGACGTGCTCCTGGAGGTATTTCCTACCTGTTCTATGGAGCAGGCCCAGTGGGTGCTGGCTAAAGCTCGGGGCGACCTGGAAGAAGCCGTGCAGATGCTGGTGGAGGACAAGGAAGGGAGGCCTCCAGGCTGGGACAGCCCAAGTCAG GACTTGCCCAGGCGCCTCAGAGGCCCTCAGAAGGATGAGCTGAAGTCTTTCATCCTTCAGAA GTACATGatggtggacagggcagaggaccaGAAGACTCACCGACCTATGGCTCCCAAGGAG GCCCCCAAGAAGCTGATCCGATACATTGATAACCAAGTAGTGAGCACCAGAGGAGAGCGATTCAAGGATGTACGGAACcctgaggctgaggagatgaAGGCCACATACATCAACCTCAAGCCGGCCAGAAAGTACCGCTTCCACTGA
- the Cuedc2 gene encoding CUE domain-containing protein 2 isoform X2, translated as MELERIVSSALLAFVQAHLPEADLSGLDEVIFSYVLGVLEDLGPSGPSEENFDMEAFIEMMEAYVPGFANIPRGITGDLMHKLSGQLSDARNKGQVPTFPETPRQPEKLEEESRPPAAAGHTPDEAEAAEEELPGVDVLLEVFPTCSMEQAQWVLAKARGDLEEAVQMLVEDKEGRPPGWDSPSQDLPRRLRGPQKDELKSFILQKYMMVDRAEDQKTHRPMAPKEAPKKLIRYIDNQVVSTRGERFKDVRNPEAEEMKATYINLKPARKYRFH; from the exons TGGCTTGGATGAGGTCATCTTCTCCTATGTGCTTGGGGTCCTGGAGGACCTGGGCCCCTCAGGGCCATCAGAGGAGAACTTTGATATGGAGGCCTTCATTGAAATGATGGAGGCGTATGTGCCTGGCTTTGCCAACATCCCCAG GGGTATAACAGGGGACCTGATGCACAAGCTCTCGGGGCAGCTGAGCGATGCTAGGAACAAAG GTCAGGTGCCCACTTTTCCAGAGACCCCGAGGCAACCTGAAAAGCTCGAAGAAGAGAGCAGGCCTCCTGCTGCTGCCGGGCACACCCCAGATGAG GCGGAGGCTGCTGAGGAGGAACTGCCAGGAGTAGACGTGCTCCTGGAGGTATTTCCTACCTGTTCTATGGAGCAGGCCCAGTGGGTGCTGGCTAAAGCTCGGGGCGACCTGGAAGAAGCCGTGCAGATGCTGGTGGAGGACAAGGAAGGGAGGCCTCCAGGCTGGGACAGCCCAAGTCAG GACTTGCCCAGGCGCCTCAGAGGCCCTCAGAAGGATGAGCTGAAGTCTTTCATCCTTCAGAA GTACATGatggtggacagggcagaggaccaGAAGACTCACCGACCTATGGCTCCCAAGGAG GCCCCCAAGAAGCTGATCCGATACATTGATAACCAAGTAGTGAGCACCAGAGGAGAGCGATTCAAGGATGTACGGAACcctgaggctgaggagatgaAGGCCACATACATCAACCTCAAGCCGGCCAGAAAGTACCGCTTCCACTGA